In Methanosphaera sp. ISO3-F5, a genomic segment contains:
- a CDS encoding translation initiation factor IF-6 → MIQRFDIDGNPNLGVSILAKDNVAIVSQGLQDTYLKSIEETLQVPIIKTPICGSNLAGALMAGNSNGLLVSPYVFSHELDILSEHDINVEIIPDKLTAIGNIIVANDNGAIVNPELSSDAKKIIRDTLDVEIVESTIAGLDIVGSTIAATNKGALVHPDATDEELDLVEDVLGVPAEIGTVNRGVKLVGACIIANSNGVIVGNKTTGPELARIDQVFNLFEGTL, encoded by the coding sequence ATGATACAAAGATTCGATATTGATGGAAATCCTAATTTAGGTGTTTCTATACTTGCAAAAGATAATGTTGCTATAGTTTCACAGGGACTCCAAGATACATATTTAAAAAGTATCGAAGAAACTTTACAAGTACCAATAATAAAAACGCCAATCTGTGGTAGTAATCTAGCAGGAGCATTAATGGCTGGAAATTCTAACGGTCTACTTGTATCACCATATGTCTTTTCACATGAATTAGATATACTAAGTGAACATGATATTAACGTGGAAATAATACCAGACAAATTAACTGCAATAGGTAACATTATTGTAGCTAACGACAATGGAGCTATTGTAAATCCAGAATTGTCAAGTGATGCAAAGAAAATCATCAGAGATACCTTAGATGTGGAAATTGTAGAAAGTACCATAGCCGGTCTGGATATTGTTGGTTCAACAATTGCAGCAACCAATAAAGGTGCTTTAGTTCATCCTGATGCAACAGATGAAGAACTAGACTTAGTTGAAGATGTATTAGGAGTACCTGCAGAGATTGGTACAGTTAACCGTGGAGTAAAACTCGTAGGAGCATGTATCATTGCAAATTCTAACGGAGTTATTGTAGGAAATAAAACTACAGGACCCGAACTAGCAAGGATTGATCAAGTATTCAACTTATTTGAGGGAACATTATGA
- a CDS encoding 50S ribosomal protein L31e: MERIYTIPLRDVKRVPRTKRSPKAMRYIREFIQKHMKAEDVIIDTAVNEKIWERGREKIPSKIKVKAVEEDGTVEVTLVDE; the protein is encoded by the coding sequence ATGGAAAGAATTTACACAATTCCTCTTAGAGATGTAAAAAGAGTACCTAGAACTAAAAGGTCACCAAAAGCAATGAGATACATCAGAGAATTCATTCAAAAACATATGAAAGCTGAAGATGTTATAATTGACACAGCTGTTAACGAAAAAATTTGGGAAAGAGGACGAGAAAAAATCCCATCAAAAATTAAAGTTAAAGCTGTTGAAGAAGACGGTACAGTAGAAGTAACATTAGTAGATGAATAA
- a CDS encoding 50S ribosomal protein L39e encodes MSRNKNLPKKLRLAKKGKQNRRVPIFAMIKTSRKLRTHPKARQWRRSKIKV; translated from the coding sequence ATGAGTCGTAACAAAAATTTACCAAAAAAATTAAGATTAGCTAAAAAAGGCAAACAAAACAGAAGAGTTCCTATATTTGCTATGATAAAAACATCAAGAAAATTAAGAACTCATCCAAAAGCTAGACAATGGAGAAGAAGCAAAATTAAAGTATAA
- a CDS encoding DNA-binding protein yields the protein MSELDEIRRRRMEQLQQQQMAAQQQQGTNYQQMQQEEQMRQQYEAQKKNALRQILSPEARQRLANLRLTKAELVNAIEMQLIQMAQSGRIQIPVSDATLKQILRETTNTKREIHITRK from the coding sequence ATGAGTGAACTTGACGAAATTAGACGTAGAAGAATGGAACAACTTCAACAACAGCAAATGGCTGCTCAACAACAGCAAGGTACTAATTACCAACAAATGCAACAAGAAGAGCAGATGAGACAACAGTATGAAGCGCAAAAGAAAAATGCACTTAGACAGATTTTGTCCCCAGAAGCACGTCAAAGACTCGCTAACTTAAGATTAACAAAGGCAGAACTAGTTAATGCAATTGAAATGCAACTAATTCAAATGGCACAATCTGGTAGAATACAGATTCCAGTTAGTGATGCTACATTAAAACAAATCTTAAGAGAAACAACTAATACTAAACGTGAAATTCATATCACAAGAAAATAA
- a CDS encoding 30S ribosomal protein S19e → MTTAFDVPAESLISALSEDFKENDKINAPAWSQFVKTGVHKERRPENPDWWYVRTAALLRRVYMDGPVGLSRLQTKYGGNKDRGTSPEKFRKGSGSIIRTALQQLEEAGYVVKTEEGRAVSPAGQSYLDKKAAEIIKDIPELSKY, encoded by the coding sequence ATGACAACAGCATTCGATGTACCTGCTGAAAGTTTAATCAGCGCATTAAGTGAAGATTTTAAAGAAAATGATAAAATAAACGCACCAGCATGGTCACAGTTTGTTAAAACTGGTGTTCACAAAGAACGCAGACCTGAAAACCCAGATTGGTGGTATGTAAGAACAGCAGCTTTATTAAGAAGAGTTTATATGGATGGTCCAGTAGGACTTAGCAGATTACAAACCAAATATGGTGGAAACAAAGACAGAGGAACCAGTCCTGAAAAATTCAGAAAAGGAAGTGGATCCATCATAAGAACTGCTTTACAACAACTTGAAGAAGCAGGTTACGTAGTTAAAACAGAAGAAGGTAGAGCTGTATCACCTGCAGGTCAATCTTACTTAGATAAAAAAGCTGCTGAAATCATAAAAGATATTCCTGAATTATCAAAATACTAA
- a CDS encoding YhbY family RNA-binding protein produces MRNSLNAVEINIGKNGINENVIEEIKRQLKNGEIVKIRFSRTIASNKDEFLEEIVSATKSKLIDVRGNVAVLYKRK; encoded by the coding sequence ATGAGAAATTCTTTAAATGCAGTTGAAATTAATATTGGTAAGAATGGTATTAATGAAAATGTTATTGAAGAAATCAAACGTCAGTTAAAGAATGGTGAAATTGTTAAGATTCGTTTTTCTAGAACTATTGCATCCAATAAGGATGAGTTTTTAGAAGAAATTGTTTCAGCTACAAAATCCAAGTTAATTGATGTTCGTGGTAATGTTGCAGTATTATATAAGAGAAAATAA
- a CDS encoding ribonuclease P protein component 4: MSRRKRPKYVNKIALERMQILFNQAEKEFSSHPERSDRYVKLTRNISTKYNITLPYYWRGRFCKNCNKFLKPGANLRVRLSGNTITRKCLECGNLTKVPYTHKKN; the protein is encoded by the coding sequence TTGAGTAGAAGAAAACGACCAAAGTATGTTAATAAAATAGCATTAGAAAGAATGCAGATTTTATTTAATCAGGCTGAAAAAGAGTTTTCATCTCACCCAGAACGTTCTGATCGTTATGTTAAGTTAACTCGTAATATCTCTACTAAATATAATATAACATTACCTTATTATTGGCGAGGAAGGTTTTGTAAAAATTGTAATAAATTCCTTAAACCAGGGGCTAACTTAAGAGTAAGACTTTCTGGTAATACAATTACCCGAAAATGTCTTGAATGTGGTAACTTAACTAAAGTTCCTTACACTCATAAGAAAAACTAG
- a CDS encoding adenylate kinase family protein — protein sequence MLVIITGTPGTGKTSVTSKLREKIDATFISINSLLEDYDLNLGTDEKRGYKIVDTDKMVPVVDAIVRDSQKELIIFEGHLAQDYPNADLVIVLRCDPLILRDRLNTRDWKDEKIQENVSAEILGICTSESYETYGDCIQEIETSNKSIDELADEIVDVINGDVSFSLGEIDYLADYFQML from the coding sequence ATGTTAGTAATTATTACTGGAACTCCAGGTACAGGAAAAACGTCAGTTACATCTAAACTAAGAGAGAAGATTGATGCTACATTTATTAGTATAAACAGTTTGCTTGAGGATTATGATCTTAATTTAGGTACTGATGAAAAAAGAGGGTATAAAATTGTTGATACTGATAAAATGGTGCCAGTTGTTGATGCTATTGTCAGAGATTCTCAGAAGGAACTGATAATTTTTGAAGGTCATTTGGCACAGGATTATCCTAATGCAGACTTGGTTATTGTATTAAGATGTGATCCGCTTATTCTTAGGGATAGGTTAAATACTCGTGATTGGAAAGATGAAAAGATACAGGAGAATGTTTCTGCTGAGATACTTGGAATTTGTACATCAGAAAGTTATGAAACATATGGTGACTGTATACAAGAGATTGAAACAAGCAATAAAAGTATTGATGAGTTGGCAGATGAGATTGTTGATGTTATTAATGGTGATGTGTCTTTTAGTTTAGGAGAAATTGATTATTTAGCAGATTATTTCCAAATGTTATAG
- a CDS encoding stage II sporulation protein M: MIIGAVFNKSFEAIVTEIIRQMLKEISMESVSENVVSLFVNNITANLVILAGGIIFSLLSIFAIIVNGILIGYVYTLTTPLIFLVGTVPHGIFEITALILSLTGAFIITKTELLCIQALFAGNLSSQVENMKICFKDIIFTIVVSFVLLVFAAIIEAAVTPLLLSMVV; encoded by the coding sequence ATAATCATAGGAGCAGTATTTAATAAAAGCTTTGAAGCAATAGTAACCGAGATTATCAGACAAATGCTAAAGGAAATTTCTATGGAATCCGTTAGTGAAAATGTTGTAAGCTTATTTGTGAACAATATTACTGCAAATCTGGTGATTCTTGCGGGTGGAATAATATTCTCATTATTATCCATATTTGCAATAATAGTAAATGGTATTCTGATTGGATATGTTTATACATTAACAACACCCCTAATATTCCTTGTTGGAACAGTACCTCATGGAATATTTGAAATAACCGCACTGATATTGTCATTAACAGGGGCATTTATAATAACAAAGACTGAACTACTTTGTATTCAGGCATTATTTGCAGGGAATTTAAGTTCACAGGTAGAGAATATGAAAATTTGCTTCAAAGACATAATATTTACTATTGTAGTATCATTTGTACTATTAGTATTTGCAGCAATTATTGAAGCAGCAGTTACACCATTACTTTTAAGTATGGTTGTATAA
- a CDS encoding transposase, which produces MIDENCIYLTQSTLIRGLSKKQFNVLVDISLKLNKLRNNAIKTTKLDKCADDKHFKQLNFKSIITKVKTEFSKDYSLIQAHIANNVIKKHVESFNSYVALTNKSIDNEYKRPSNKPKTRDNRLHNILIPQESITSSKKKLAQGYIELPLSREYKKQLKSKDCRPRIRIPENIRDKKIIQVEIIPLKNGQTFKANFTYKMKKEPLNLDESKMMGIDLGVNNFASIVTSEGTPYIVGGRFLKNQIAFKCKKTAQYQSILNKQGLKTSKRIQKINTKFKAIQNNFLDHTTKFIIETCKKQDIGTIILGYNKNFQYETDMRKKQNQIFTQIAFKKFINKLKTQCQKYDIKLIITEESYTSKSSFLDNDILPTYKTNEEKKEEYKFKGKRIKRGLYKTNTGTLINADINAACNIIRKSKQNFPKERLYKWARTAPEKIKKIQDHFQK; this is translated from the coding sequence ATGATAGATGAAAATTGTATATATTTAACTCAAAGTACTCTTATTCGAGGTCTTTCTAAGAAACAATTCAATGTTTTAGTGGATATTTCATTGAAATTAAATAAATTAAGAAATAATGCTATAAAAACTACTAAATTAGACAAATGTGCTGATGATAAACATTTTAAACAGTTGAATTTCAAATCAATAATCACTAAAGTTAAAACCGAATTCAGTAAAGATTATTCACTTATTCAAGCCCATATAGCAAACAATGTTATTAAAAAGCATGTTGAATCTTTTAATTCCTATGTGGCATTAACAAATAAAAGCATCGATAATGAATATAAACGACCATCAAATAAACCTAAAACCAGAGATAACCGTTTACATAATATCCTAATACCACAGGAGTCAATAACTTCTTCCAAGAAAAAATTAGCCCAGGGTTACATCGAATTACCCTTAAGCAGAGAATATAAAAAACAATTAAAATCCAAAGATTGCAGACCACGTATTAGAATTCCTGAAAATATACGTGACAAAAAGATTATACAAGTAGAAATTATACCACTAAAAAATGGACAAACGTTTAAAGCCAATTTCACATACAAAATGAAAAAAGAGCCCCTAAATTTAGACGAAAGTAAAATGATGGGTATTGATTTGGGTGTTAATAATTTTGCAAGCATTGTTACAAGTGAAGGGACCCCATACATTGTGGGCGGGCGATTTTTAAAAAATCAAATAGCCTTCAAATGCAAAAAAACAGCACAATACCAATCAATACTAAACAAACAGGGACTAAAAACATCCAAACGAATACAAAAAATAAACACCAAATTTAAAGCAATACAAAACAACTTCCTAGATCACACAACCAAATTCATAATAGAAACATGCAAAAAACAAGACATAGGAACCATAATACTCGGATACAACAAAAACTTCCAATACGAAACAGATATGAGAAAAAAACAAAACCAAATATTCACACAAATAGCTTTCAAAAAATTCATAAACAAACTAAAAACACAATGCCAAAAATACGACATCAAACTAATTATTACCGAAGAATCCTACACAAGCAAAAGCAGTTTCCTAGACAACGACATACTACCAACCTACAAAACAAACGAAGAAAAAAAAGAGGAATATAAATTTAAAGGAAAACGAATAAAAAGAGGACTCTATAAAACAAACACCGGAACATTAATAAATGCAGATATCAACGCAGCATGTAACATCATACGTAAAAGTAAGCAGAACTTCCCCAAGGAACGACTGTATAAGTGGGCACGGACTGCCCCAGAGAAAATCAAAAAAATACAAGACCATTTTCAAAAATAA
- the thrC gene encoding threonine synthase, giving the protein MIRCISCGAEYDDDEIIYTCECGSILEVVTEVDNIPKETFENRRDNIWKYKEFLPVNADNRISLDEGGTPFCKCEKIGEELGVDLYVKVEGSNPTGSFKDRGMSVGTTKAVDLGVSMIGCASTGNTSASLSAYAARAGLKCAVLLPSGKVALGKLAQAMFHGAKVFGVDGNFDDALETITQLALNGELYLLNSINPYRLEGQKTIGMEIVHDLGWQSPDRIVLPVGNAGNISAIWKGITEFKEAGYIKDTPMMTGIQAVNSAPIANAVKAGKEEVTPVENPETIATAIRIGAPVSSVKAMRAIKESNGTADTVTDDEILDAQKYLARTEGIGVEPASAASIAGLRKLVENGEIDKGERVVCVVTGHVLKDPNVAIDACEEPTQVSSDPEEIRRVLQTM; this is encoded by the coding sequence ATGATAAGATGTATTTCATGCGGAGCAGAATACGACGATGATGAAATAATATATACCTGCGAATGTGGATCAATACTAGAAGTAGTAACAGAAGTAGATAACATACCAAAAGAAACATTCGAAAACAGAAGAGACAACATATGGAAATATAAAGAATTTTTACCAGTAAATGCTGACAACAGAATCAGCCTAGACGAAGGAGGAACACCATTCTGTAAATGTGAAAAAATAGGTGAAGAACTAGGCGTAGATTTATATGTTAAAGTAGAAGGATCAAATCCAACCGGAAGTTTCAAGGACAGAGGAATGAGTGTAGGAACAACAAAAGCAGTTGACCTAGGAGTAAGCATGATAGGATGTGCATCCACAGGAAACACCTCCGCATCATTATCAGCTTATGCAGCACGTGCAGGACTAAAATGTGCAGTATTATTACCTTCAGGAAAAGTAGCACTAGGAAAACTAGCACAAGCAATGTTCCATGGAGCAAAAGTATTCGGAGTAGATGGAAACTTCGATGATGCACTAGAAACAATTACCCAACTAGCATTAAACGGAGAATTATACCTGCTTAACTCAATAAACCCATACAGACTAGAAGGACAAAAAACAATAGGTATGGAAATAGTACATGATCTTGGATGGCAATCCCCCGATAGAATAGTACTGCCAGTTGGAAATGCAGGAAACATATCCGCAATATGGAAAGGAATAACAGAATTTAAAGAAGCAGGATACATAAAAGACACTCCTATGATGACAGGAATTCAAGCAGTAAACAGTGCCCCAATAGCAAATGCAGTGAAAGCTGGAAAAGAAGAAGTAACACCAGTAGAAAACCCAGAGACAATAGCAACAGCTATAAGAATAGGAGCACCTGTAAGTAGTGTTAAAGCTATGAGAGCAATAAAAGAATCCAATGGAACAGCAGATACTGTAACTGATGATGAAATATTAGATGCACAGAAATATCTTGCAAGAACAGAAGGTATTGGAGTAGAACCTGCAAGTGCAGCATCCATAGCAGGACTAAGAAAACTAGTGGAAAATGGTGAAATAGACAAAGGTGAACGTGTAGTCTGTGTAGTAACAGGACATGTACTTAAAGATCCTAATGTTGCAATAGATGCATGTGAAGAACCAACCCAAGTATCTTCAGACCCTGAAGAAATTAGAAGAGTTTTACAAACAATGTAA
- a CDS encoding TIGR00267 family protein, translating to MKITLRKIIRDYIALSRYVALGSLDGILTVLSISLTAALMGISTGGNVNPWTVGLTGLSGGIAIALSNGFGSYVGEHAEEGKIIRDLENQMLLKERKLDDTVIHEQAKYRVFMSMLTHGSASFLGSFIPSIPFFIFGDIYTAITATLIVCFVMLTVLGCYLGKIARESMSKTALQIIGVGVLIVIISFLMGGGHG from the coding sequence ATGAAGATTACTTTAAGAAAAATTATTAGAGATTATATTGCTTTAAGTAGATATGTTGCTTTAGGTTCCCTTGACGGTATTTTAACTGTTCTCAGTATTTCATTAACGGCTGCTTTGATGGGTATTTCAACGGGTGGTAACGTTAATCCATGGACTGTTGGTCTTACAGGCCTTAGTGGTGGTATTGCTATTGCTTTAAGTAATGGTTTTGGTTCTTATGTTGGTGAACATGCCGAGGAAGGAAAAATTATACGGGATTTGGAAAATCAAATGCTCCTTAAGGAACGTAAACTTGATGATACTGTTATTCATGAACAGGCAAAATATAGAGTATTTATGAGTATGTTGACTCATGGTTCTGCAAGTTTTCTTGGTTCTTTTATTCCTTCAATACCATTTTTCATATTTGGTGACATTTATACTGCAATTACTGCAACATTAATTGTTTGTTTTGTCATGTTAACTGTTCTTGGCTGTTATCTTGGTAAGATTGCTCGTGAAAGCATGTCAAAAACTGCTCTACAGATTATTGGTGTTGGGGTTTTGATTGTTATCATAAGTTTCCTTATGGGTGGTGGTCATGGATAA
- the hmgA gene encoding hydroxymethylglutaryl-CoA reductase (NADPH): MNLNTDEIIEKLDSGEIRIHEIEKYAENANQATDIRRKYIENKSGTQLEHIGKYSIDMTLTAQKNIENQIGTIQVPVGVAGPVIINTEEDEKIETYVPMATTEGALLASVNRGCSVIRKSGGCSVSILNNQMTRAPVIKTKNVHDASKLKKWIETHFDEIKKVAESTTNHGKLIKIDPIAIVGKLVYPRFVYETGDSMGMNMVTIATQEAINFMEKENDIHVIALSGNFCVDKKPSALNMIEGRGKSLVAEVTVPKEIVEKTLKTTPEAIVEVNYAKNLVGSAISGSYGYNAHFANMVAAVFLACGQDPAHVVEGSIGITTAEDVDGDLYFSITLPDLPVATVGGGTRLETATESMNIMDVKGSGKVNKFASIVASIVLAGELSLVGALAAGHLARAHKELGR, translated from the coding sequence ATGAATTTAAATACAGATGAAATAATTGAAAAATTAGATTCTGGTGAAATAAGAATTCACGAAATAGAAAAATATGCAGAAAATGCAAACCAGGCCACAGACATTAGACGCAAATACATTGAAAACAAGTCAGGCACACAACTAGAACATATAGGAAAATACTCCATTGACATGACACTAACAGCACAAAAAAATATAGAAAACCAAATAGGAACCATACAAGTACCAGTCGGAGTTGCAGGACCAGTAATCATAAACACAGAAGAAGATGAAAAAATAGAAACATATGTTCCCATGGCAACAACAGAAGGAGCATTACTTGCCAGCGTAAACAGGGGATGTTCAGTTATAAGAAAGTCAGGAGGATGCTCAGTATCAATACTTAATAATCAAATGACAAGAGCACCAGTTATTAAGACCAAAAATGTACATGATGCAAGTAAACTAAAAAAATGGATCGAAACACACTTTGATGAAATTAAAAAAGTTGCTGAAAGCACAACAAACCATGGAAAACTCATAAAAATTGATCCAATAGCAATCGTAGGTAAACTAGTATATCCACGTTTTGTATATGAAACTGGAGACAGTATGGGAATGAACATGGTGACAATTGCTACCCAAGAAGCAATTAATTTTATGGAAAAAGAGAATGATATCCATGTAATAGCTCTTAGTGGTAACTTCTGTGTTGATAAAAAACCATCAGCTCTCAATATGATTGAAGGAAGAGGAAAAAGTCTGGTTGCAGAAGTAACAGTTCCTAAGGAAATTGTTGAAAAAACATTGAAAACTACTCCCGAAGCAATTGTGGAAGTAAATTATGCTAAAAACTTGGTAGGTTCTGCTATTAGTGGAAGTTATGGTTATAATGCACATTTTGCCAATATGGTTGCAGCAGTATTTCTAGCATGTGGTCAAGACCCTGCCCATGTTGTTGAGGGAAGTATTGGAATTACCACTGCTGAAGATGTGGATGGCGATTTATACTTTAGTATCACTTTACCTGATTTGCCTGTTGCTACTGTTGGTGGAGGTACAAGACTTGAAACTGCTACTGAATCAATGAACATTATGGATGTGAAGGGTAGTGGCAAGGTTAATAAATTTGCTTCTATCGTTGCAAGCATTGTTCTTGCAGGTGAATTATCATTAGTTGGTGCTTTAGCTGCCGGACATTTGGCAAGAGCACATAAAGAATTAGGCCGATAA
- the sucD gene encoding succinate--CoA ligase subunit alpha, with amino-acid sequence MILLDENTKAIVQGITGKQGRFHTKEMIEYGTNIVAGTSPGKAGQTVEGVPVYNSIEEIKKYHPDINASIIFIPAPFVKDAAFEAITQVDLVIIITEHIPIHDTMEIVKYAKENNTTIIGPNTPGIITPGIGKLGIMPTHIFNKGKIGLVSRSGTLTYEVASQITDAGLGQSTCLGVGGDPVTGMDFITALRKFEEDPETEQIVLLGEIGGIAEIKAAEYAEKHVTKPVISFIAGVSAPLGKRMGHAGAIIEGTDGTAQNKKEILAQHGIKVADKPSDIVDLLKENI; translated from the coding sequence TTGATTTTATTAGATGAAAACACAAAAGCAATAGTTCAAGGAATAACAGGAAAACAAGGAAGATTCCATACAAAAGAAATGATAGAATATGGAACAAACATAGTAGCCGGTACCAGTCCTGGAAAAGCTGGACAAACAGTTGAAGGAGTACCAGTATACAATTCCATCGAGGAAATCAAAAAATACCATCCAGACATCAACGCAAGTATCATATTCATCCCAGCACCATTTGTAAAGGATGCAGCATTTGAAGCAATAACACAAGTCGACCTAGTGATAATAATAACAGAACATATTCCAATCCACGACACAATGGAAATTGTTAAATATGCAAAAGAAAACAACACAACAATCATAGGTCCAAACACCCCCGGTATTATTACACCAGGAATAGGTAAACTAGGAATTATGCCAACACACATATTCAACAAAGGAAAAATAGGACTAGTATCTAGAAGCGGAACATTAACCTATGAAGTAGCAAGTCAAATAACAGATGCAGGATTAGGTCAAAGTACATGTTTAGGTGTTGGAGGAGACCCAGTAACAGGTATGGACTTTATTACAGCACTAAGAAAATTTGAAGAAGACCCAGAAACAGAACAAATAGTGTTACTAGGAGAAATCGGTGGAATAGCAGAAATTAAAGCAGCAGAATATGCTGAAAAACACGTTACAAAACCAGTCATATCATTCATAGCCGGAGTGTCCGCACCACTAGGAAAACGTATGGGACACGCAGGAGCAATTATTGAAGGTACTGATGGAACCGCTCAAAACAAGAAAGAAATATTAGCACAACATGGAATAAAAGTAGCAGATAAACCAAGTGATATTGTAGACTTACTAAAAGAAAATATATAA
- the aroD gene encoding type I 3-dehydroquinate dehydratase yields MCASIVEENQEKVIQTVKQITNEELGYIELRLDTIQEINSEKATKIIKAIKEITPIPIILTNRTPKEGGYFKGTEKERIKILEENAPLVEITDIELMTETTLRQKVINKANKTIISYHNFQKTPTIEKLQELVNQATKIGDIPKIAVQPNTKEDTYTLIKLIMQNNGIIGISMGQLGAYTRIMAPIMGSPVTYASITKESAPGQYDIKTTNELIKKLQQ; encoded by the coding sequence GTGTGTGCTTCAATAGTAGAAGAAAACCAGGAAAAAGTTATACAAACAGTTAAACAAATAACAAATGAAGAACTAGGATATATTGAACTTAGATTAGATACAATACAAGAAATAAACTCAGAAAAAGCAACAAAAATAATAAAAGCAATAAAAGAAATAACACCCATACCAATAATCCTAACAAACAGAACACCCAAAGAGGGAGGATACTTCAAGGGAACCGAAAAAGAAAGAATAAAAATATTAGAAGAAAACGCTCCCCTAGTCGAAATAACAGACATAGAATTAATGACAGAAACAACACTCAGACAAAAAGTAATCAACAAAGCAAACAAAACAATAATATCATACCATAACTTCCAAAAAACACCAACAATCGAAAAACTACAAGAACTAGTAAATCAAGCCACTAAAATTGGAGACATACCAAAAATAGCAGTACAACCCAACACAAAAGAAGACACATATACCCTGATAAAATTAATAATGCAAAACAATGGAATTATAGGAATAAGCATGGGACAACTAGGAGCATACACGAGGATAATGGCACCAATAATGGGTTCACCAGTAACATACGCTTCAATAACAAAAGAATCAGCACCAGGACAATATGATATAAAAACAACAAATGAACTAATAAAAAAACTACAACAATGA